A DNA window from Syngnathus typhle isolate RoL2023-S1 ecotype Sweden linkage group LG2, RoL_Styp_1.0, whole genome shotgun sequence contains the following coding sequences:
- the rpl10 gene encoding large ribosomal subunit protein uL16: MGRRPARCYRYCKNKPYPKSRFCRGVPDPKIRIFDLGRKKAKVDEFPLCGHMVSDEYEQLSSEALEAARICANKYMVKTCGKDGFHIRMRLHPFHVIRINKMLSCAGADRLQTGMRGAFGKPQGTVARVHIGQVIMSVRTKAQNKEHVVEALRRAKFKFPGRQKIHISKKYGFTKFNACDFDDMMAEKRVIPDGCGVKYIPSKGPLSGWKALYTN, encoded by the exons ATGGGCCGCCGACCAGCTCGGTG CTATAGGTACTGTAAAAACAAACCCTACCCAAAGTCACGCTTCTGTAGGGGTGTGCCTG atccCAAGATCAGGATCTTTGACTTGGGCAGGAAGAAGGCCAAGGTGGATGAGTTCCCCCTGTGCGGCCATATGGTCTCCGATGAGTACGAGCAGCTGTCCTCAGAAG CTCTGGAGGCTGCCCGTATCTGTGCTAACAAGTACATGGTGAAGACCTGCGGTAAAGATGGATTCCACATCCGCATGCGTCTGCATCCTTTCCACGTCATCCGCATCAACAAAATGTTGTCCTGTGCCGGAGCTGATAG GCTCCAGACAGGAATGCGTGGTGCTTTTGGTAAGCCCCAGGGTACTGTGGCCCGTGTGCACATCGGTCAGGTGATCATGTCTGTGCGCACCAAGGCCCAGAACAAGGAGCATGTGGTTGAAGCCCTGCGCAGAGCCAAGTTCAAGTTCCCTGGCCGCCAGAAG ATCCATATCTCCAAGAAGTATGGCTTCACCAAGTTTAATGCCTGCGACTTTGACGACATGATGGCTGAGAAGCGTGTTATTCCTGATGGCTGTGGGGTGAAGTACATCCCCAGTAAAGGACCTCTGTCCGGCTGGAAGGCCCTCTATACCAATTAG
- the LOC133168230 gene encoding solute carrier family 46 member 2-like isoform X1 — MHGDRTLVWSIQLVATAVQLGNAFFLTVLPMVVKERYVNATSQSVTNRSCLEESWQVSVSNFFMTYRVLSQLVPILPGLFLAWLGDMGWRKSLITFPLLGLMLSRLVVLLMLMLDWPLQILWMEVIITGLCGGSAVFWSGIMTLLSLGSTGEDRSKLLMRAELLSGLSGFVGCMTAGHLYNFSSPTLRPGVVTLLLCFLLHASSMLYVIFFLQARALCDNRTSNKASNDTARDRSHKVVNIALLWVSGLLYNAVDSSTRNILVVFQLMEPLHWNVTQMSYGNASGFLITLSSFLSSIILSRWLSDSSLITIGLLSNAASMLPMAFATTAYMFFIGCDPKINTRTFSLARALALFSLMPVPLICSLLSQQVHSSSYSKVLISLQLSLKMSSAGTNLLYAKIYQETLTWFPGFVLILSSLISIVAIIPIRIFDSGLSVGRTYQVITDEEAGQRDLLFEMKELSDNKLISK, encoded by the exons ATGCACGGGGATCGCACATTAGTATGGAGCATTCAGCTCGTAGCAACGGCCGTTCAGTTGGGGAACGCGTTCTTCTTGACTGTTTTACCGATGGTAGTGAAGGAACGATACGTTAACGCAACAAGCCAATCGGTTACCAACCGATCCTGTTTGGAAGAAAGTTGGCAGGTCTCTGTGTCCAACTTCTTCATGACTTACAGAGTCTTGAGTCAACTGGTTCCCATCCTTCCAGGCCTTTTTCTGGCATGGCTTGGGGACATGGGCTGGAGGAAAAGCCTGATTACATTCCCACTGCTGGGCCTCATGCTATCCCGGCTTGTGGTGTTACTCATGCTGATGTTGGACTGGCCGCTCCAAATTTTGTGGATGGAGGTGATCATCACTGGATTGTGTGGGGGCTCCGCTGTTTTCTGGAGTGGCATCATGACTCTGTTGTCTCTTGGCTCCACGGGGGAGGATCGATCCAAACTCTTGATGAGAGCAGAACTTCTCAGTGGACTATCTGGTTTCGTGGGTTGCATGACGGCAGGACATTTGTATAATTTCTCCAGTCCAACCCTGAGACCGGGTGTCGTCACCTTGCTGTTGTGTTTTCTGCTTCATGCGTCCAGCATGCTTTATGTGATATTCTTCCTTCAGGCAA GAGCATTGTGTGATAATAGGACCTCGAATAAAGCCAGCAACGACACCGCACGTGACCGTTCGCACAAAGTCGTAAACATAGCGCTGCTGTGGGTGTCAGGACTCCTCTACAATGCTGTAGATTCTTCAACCAGAAATATTCTGGTTGTATTTCAATTAATGGAGCCTCTTCACTGGAACGTAACCCAG ATGAGCTACGGGAATGCCTCTGGCTTCCTCATTACACTCTCAAGCTTCCTGAGTTCCATAATTTTATCAAGGTGGCTCAGCGATAGCTCTCTGATCACTATCGGATTGCTCTCCAATGCCGCCAGCATGCTTCCCATGGCTTTTGCCACCACTGCATACATGTTCTTCATTG GTTGTGATCCAAAGATTAACACCAGGACTTTCTCTCTAGCCCGGGCACTGGCACTCTTCTCCCTGATGCCAGTTCCGTTGATCTGTTCTCTACTGTCTCAACAAGTGCATAGTTCTTCATACA GTAAAGTCCTCATCTCACTGCAGCTGTCTTTAAAAATGTCCAGCGCGGGAACTAACCTACTCTACGCCAAGATTTACCAAGAGACTTTGACTTGGTTTCCTGGCTTTGTCCTGATACTTTCCAGCTTGATCTCCATTGTGGCCATCATACCCATAAG AATATTTGACAGCGGACTGTCTGTCGGGCGCACCTACCAGGTCATTACAGATGAAGAGGCCGGTCAGCGTGACcttttatttgaaatgaaagaACTCAGTGACAACAAACTTATTTCCAAGTAG
- the LOC133168230 gene encoding solute carrier family 46 member 2-like isoform X2, which yields MHGDRTLVWSIQLVATAVQLGNAFFLTVLPMVVKERYVNATSQSVTNRSCLEESWQVSVSNFFMTYRVLSQLVPILPGLFLAWLGDMGWRKSLITFPLLGLMLSRLVVLLMLMLDWPLQILWMEVIITGLCGGSAVFWSGIMTLLSLGSTGEDRSKLLMRAELLSGLSGFVGCMTAGHLYNFSSPTLRPGVVTLLLCFLLHASSMLYVIFFLQARALCDNRTSNKASNDTARDRSHKVVNIALLWVSGLLYNAVDSSTRNILVVFQLMEPLHWNVTQMSYGNASGFLITLSSFLSSIILSRWLSDSSLITIGLLSNAASMLPMAFATTAYMFFIARALALFSLMPVPLICSLLSQQVHSSSYSKVLISLQLSLKMSSAGTNLLYAKIYQETLTWFPGFVLILSSLISIVAIIPIRIFDSGLSVGRTYQVITDEEAGQRDLLFEMKELSDNKLISK from the exons ATGCACGGGGATCGCACATTAGTATGGAGCATTCAGCTCGTAGCAACGGCCGTTCAGTTGGGGAACGCGTTCTTCTTGACTGTTTTACCGATGGTAGTGAAGGAACGATACGTTAACGCAACAAGCCAATCGGTTACCAACCGATCCTGTTTGGAAGAAAGTTGGCAGGTCTCTGTGTCCAACTTCTTCATGACTTACAGAGTCTTGAGTCAACTGGTTCCCATCCTTCCAGGCCTTTTTCTGGCATGGCTTGGGGACATGGGCTGGAGGAAAAGCCTGATTACATTCCCACTGCTGGGCCTCATGCTATCCCGGCTTGTGGTGTTACTCATGCTGATGTTGGACTGGCCGCTCCAAATTTTGTGGATGGAGGTGATCATCACTGGATTGTGTGGGGGCTCCGCTGTTTTCTGGAGTGGCATCATGACTCTGTTGTCTCTTGGCTCCACGGGGGAGGATCGATCCAAACTCTTGATGAGAGCAGAACTTCTCAGTGGACTATCTGGTTTCGTGGGTTGCATGACGGCAGGACATTTGTATAATTTCTCCAGTCCAACCCTGAGACCGGGTGTCGTCACCTTGCTGTTGTGTTTTCTGCTTCATGCGTCCAGCATGCTTTATGTGATATTCTTCCTTCAGGCAA GAGCATTGTGTGATAATAGGACCTCGAATAAAGCCAGCAACGACACCGCACGTGACCGTTCGCACAAAGTCGTAAACATAGCGCTGCTGTGGGTGTCAGGACTCCTCTACAATGCTGTAGATTCTTCAACCAGAAATATTCTGGTTGTATTTCAATTAATGGAGCCTCTTCACTGGAACGTAACCCAG ATGAGCTACGGGAATGCCTCTGGCTTCCTCATTACACTCTCAAGCTTCCTGAGTTCCATAATTTTATCAAGGTGGCTCAGCGATAGCTCTCTGATCACTATCGGATTGCTCTCCAATGCCGCCAGCATGCTTCCCATGGCTTTTGCCACCACTGCATACATGTTCTTCATTG CCCGGGCACTGGCACTCTTCTCCCTGATGCCAGTTCCGTTGATCTGTTCTCTACTGTCTCAACAAGTGCATAGTTCTTCATACA GTAAAGTCCTCATCTCACTGCAGCTGTCTTTAAAAATGTCCAGCGCGGGAACTAACCTACTCTACGCCAAGATTTACCAAGAGACTTTGACTTGGTTTCCTGGCTTTGTCCTGATACTTTCCAGCTTGATCTCCATTGTGGCCATCATACCCATAAG AATATTTGACAGCGGACTGTCTGTCGGGCGCACCTACCAGGTCATTACAGATGAAGAGGCCGGTCAGCGTGACcttttatttgaaatgaaagaACTCAGTGACAACAAACTTATTTCCAAGTAG